From a region of the Pseudanabaena sp. PCC 7367 genome:
- a CDS encoding Uma2 family endonuclease, with the protein MAAQDLLKPPIQIPPLESGDRLSRDVFERRYMAMPHIHKAELIEGTVYIASPNRLRGHGHPHAIIMGWLGFYEIYTPGVLGANNTTVCLDLCNVLQPDGLLLFEQNGQSAISENDYVEGASELIVEVAASSASIDLHGKLEAYRRNQVQEYLVWQVYTNTFDWFYLIDSKYEQMPANPEGIICSEVFPGLWLDKHALLSGNMAKVLEVLQQGIATPEHQAFVEQLARANN; encoded by the coding sequence ATGGCTGCTCAAGACCTGCTCAAGCCACCAATTCAGATTCCACCGCTAGAGAGTGGCGATCGGCTTTCTCGTGACGTATTTGAACGCCGGTATATGGCAATGCCTCACATACATAAGGCTGAATTGATTGAAGGAACCGTCTATATAGCTTCACCGAATAGACTCAGAGGGCATGGTCATCCACATGCCATAATCATGGGTTGGCTTGGTTTCTATGAAATTTATACGCCAGGGGTATTGGGAGCAAACAATACTACGGTGTGCTTAGATCTCTGTAATGTGCTGCAGCCAGATGGATTGCTGTTGTTTGAACAGAATGGTCAGTCAGCGATCAGTGAGAATGATTATGTTGAAGGGGCTTCAGAATTAATTGTCGAAGTTGCTGCTAGTAGTGCTTCGATCGATTTACATGGCAAGTTAGAAGCTTATCGCCGTAATCAAGTGCAAGAGTATTTAGTTTGGCAGGTCTATACCAATACCTTTGATTGGTTTTACCTGATAGATAGCAAGTATGAGCAGATGCCAGCTAACCCAGAGGGGATTATCTGCTCTGAGGTATTTCCTGGTCTATGGTTGGATAAACATGCTCTGTTGAGTGGGAATATGGCCAAAGTGTTAGAGGTATTACAGCAAGGAATAGCTACTCCTGAACATCAAGCCTTTGTGGAGCAACTGGCCAGAGCCAATAATTAA
- a CDS encoding antirestriction protein ArdA, with protein sequence MCEEIKIYVADLAAYNNGKLYGVWINACLDLDEIQEQINIMLSNSPEDCAEEYAIHDYEGFNGYELSEYTGIKTAHEIACFIAEYPDLAGALLCHFGGSIEEARQAIEDNYVGCYKSLADYAEELTDSIDQIPDNIAYYIDYERMGRDMELSGDIYTIATAYDEIHIFWSH encoded by the coding sequence ATGTGTGAAGAAATCAAAATCTATGTTGCAGATCTGGCCGCGTACAACAATGGCAAGCTATATGGTGTCTGGATTAATGCCTGTCTTGACTTGGACGAAATCCAAGAGCAAATAAACATAATGCTGAGCAATAGCCCTGAAGATTGTGCAGAAGAATATGCCATACATGACTATGAAGGCTTTAACGGTTACGAACTGTCAGAATATACAGGTATAAAAACAGCACATGAAATTGCTTGTTTTATAGCAGAGTATCCCGACCTTGCCGGTGCATTACTCTGCCACTTTGGCGGTAGCATTGAAGAAGCTAGACAAGCCATAGAAGATAATTATGTCGGTTGCTATAAATCACTTGCAGATTATGCAGAAGAGCTAACTGATAGCATAGACCAGATTCCCGATAACATAGCTTACTATATTGACTATGAGCGCATGGGGCGCGATATGGAATTGAGTGGTGATATTTACACGATCGCCACCGCTTATGACGAAATTCATATTTTCTGGAGTCATTAA
- the tnpA gene encoding IS200/IS605 family transposase has product MSQYIHKSHNVSVLLYHLVFPAKYRRAVFSPEVDQVLKEVCLEIEKRYQINFLEIGTDGDHVHLLVQSVPTYSVTKIVRVIKSISAREIFSRCPEVKRQLWGGEFWSDGYFASTVGKHGDENMITNYVKEQGKGYQKLHENRQLEIFPIQ; this is encoded by the coding sequence GTGAGCCAGTACATTCATAAAAGTCATAATGTAAGCGTCTTGTTATATCACTTAGTATTTCCAGCTAAGTATAGAAGGGCAGTGTTTAGCCCGGAAGTAGACCAGGTTTTAAAAGAGGTTTGCCTGGAGATAGAAAAGCGATATCAAATCAATTTTCTAGAGATAGGAACAGATGGCGATCACGTGCATCTGCTGGTGCAATCAGTGCCGACATACAGTGTTACCAAAATTGTGAGAGTGATCAAGAGTATAAGTGCTAGAGAAATATTTAGTAGATGTCCAGAAGTGAAGCGTCAGTTATGGGGCGGTGAATTTTGGAGTGATGGATATTTTGCCAGTACGGTAGGCAAACATGGCGATGAGAATATGATTACAAATTATGTTAAAGAGCAAGGTAAAGGGTATCAAAAGTTGCATGAGAACAGACAACTAGAGATATTCCCAATACAATAA
- the dcm gene encoding DNA (cytosine-5-)-methyltransferase gives MYNCIDLFAGCGGMALGLKRSGFNHACLVELDRQAAQTLRANFDPATIVEADIIKLNREGYFAQFREQIDLLSAGPPCQSFSYAGNQRGLDDRRGQLVYETLNTIEQVQPKMVLIENVKHLSTINSGKVLKAILGRLHSLRYRTQWQILNANDYGVAQNRQRLIILATRKGWRIKLKYPTKYAYKPVLRDALQDCPTSDGVQYSSEKARVLDLVPPGGCWQALPVELQKQYMGKSFDTEGGKRGMARRLAWHEPSLTLLCSPAQKQTERCHPDHTRPLTVREYARIQGFPDSFVFTGSTYSRYRQIGNAVPVDLAEAIGKSIIRVIAGIECKYCHSQHVLHNGRRRGKQNYHCQDCDRQFIDSYSPKGYTEEVKQQCLHLYAKGMGFRAIERLTGVSHNSIINWVKKLG, from the coding sequence TTGTATAACTGTATAGACTTGTTTGCTGGTTGTGGTGGTATGGCACTGGGTTTAAAGCGCTCTGGCTTTAACCATGCTTGCTTGGTTGAGCTCGATCGCCAAGCTGCCCAAACCCTCAGAGCCAATTTCGACCCAGCCACGATCGTTGAAGCCGATATCATTAAGCTGAATCGGGAAGGGTACTTTGCTCAATTCAGGGAACAGATCGATCTTCTCTCTGCTGGCCCACCATGCCAATCCTTTAGCTATGCTGGTAATCAAAGGGGGCTCGATGATCGTCGAGGGCAACTTGTCTATGAAACTCTCAACACAATTGAGCAAGTGCAACCCAAGATGGTCTTAATCGAAAATGTGAAGCACCTATCCACGATCAACAGTGGCAAGGTATTGAAGGCTATTTTAGGCAGGCTCCATTCACTCCGATATAGAACCCAATGGCAGATCTTGAATGCTAATGATTATGGTGTGGCTCAAAACCGGCAACGCTTAATCATCTTAGCTACCAGGAAGGGCTGGCGGATCAAGCTTAAGTATCCTACCAAATATGCATATAAACCAGTATTGAGGGATGCTTTGCAGGATTGCCCAACCAGTGATGGAGTGCAATACTCAAGCGAGAAGGCCAGGGTGCTCGATTTGGTGCCACCTGGTGGCTGCTGGCAAGCTTTACCTGTTGAGCTCCAGAAGCAGTATATGGGTAAGAGCTTTGATACTGAGGGTGGTAAGAGAGGTATGGCCCGGCGCTTGGCTTGGCATGAACCATCACTGACGCTGCTTTGCTCGCCTGCTCAAAAACAAACGGAGCGATGCCATCCTGATCACACCAGACCTTTGACGGTCAGGGAGTATGCCAGAATCCAGGGGTTTCCTGATAGTTTTGTTTTTACTGGTTCAACGTATTCTAGATACAGGCAGATTGGTAATGCGGTGCCAGTTGATTTAGCAGAAGCGATCGGTAAAAGCATCATCAGGGTGATCGCAGGCATAGAATGCAAATACTGCCATTCACAGCATGTACTCCATAATGGTCGTCGCCGTGGTAAGCAAAATTATCATTGTCAGGATTGCGATCGCCAATTCATCGATTCGTATTCACCCAAGGGTTATACCGAGGAAGTGAAGCAGCAATGTCTGCATCTTTATGCTAAGGGTATGGGTTTTCGAGCGATCGAACGACTTACTGGCGTGAGTCATAACAGCATCATTAACTGGGTTAAAAAGCTGGGGTAG
- a CDS encoding metal-dependent hydrolase: MMATSHMPFALSCYWLFSLAIGRPVFILDSLVALFAGLLPDIDHPRSALGRKLPFISVPLSAIFGHREFTHSLLAVAIVTGALIYFLSDPRYSQWYWVITPLCIGYLSHILGDLLTPPGVPLLYPWKRKYTLNAFTTGDIKEKIAVGIFTLAVLLWGGIFQRFVNLAEASISFQLR; the protein is encoded by the coding sequence ATGATGGCCACCTCGCATATGCCGTTTGCATTAAGTTGCTATTGGCTGTTTAGCTTGGCGATCGGAAGGCCAGTTTTTATTCTTGATAGCCTGGTGGCTTTATTCGCTGGGTTGTTGCCAGATATAGATCATCCCCGAAGTGCTTTGGGCCGCAAATTACCATTTATCAGCGTTCCGCTGTCAGCCATATTTGGGCATCGTGAGTTTACGCATAGTTTGTTGGCGGTGGCGATCGTCACTGGGGCTTTGATCTATTTTTTGAGCGATCCAAGATACAGCCAATGGTATTGGGTGATCACACCATTATGCATTGGCTATCTATCGCATATTCTGGGAGATTTATTGACACCGCCTGGTGTACCTTTGCTCTATCCCTGGAAGCGCAAATATACCTTAAATGCCTTTACGACTGGTGATATTAAAGAGAAGATCGCTGTTGGCATTTTTACTCTGGCTGTGCTTCTTTGGGGTGGTATATTTCAGCGTTTTGTCAATTTAGCTGAAGCGAGCATATCTTTTCAATTACGCTAA